The genomic interval TGAGAATCGAGCAGGGGCAGCTGGAAGAATAAGGCAGGACAGTCAGAATAGAATACAGACTCAACGGCGGGAAGTATGAATAGCATATTTATTGACTACCGCTTTAAATTGTCAGATGACAACGTAGAAGAATTCCGTGTAGAGCTGAATCCGGACAGACTTGATTTGATAATGCAAGTCCCGGAGATACCTCCAGCATGGACGAAGCTTGATTTTCATCAGTGCCCCAATTGCCCGCTGAACGCAGACAATCAAAGCTACTGCCCGCTCGCGTTGAGCATAATTACCATTGTGGAGCATTTCGACCATGTGTTTTCTTACGATAGAATACATCTGGAAGTTATCACAAAGGACAGACGCATATCCCAGCAAACTTCAGCGCAGCAAGGGCTGAGTTCACTGATGGGACTGCTGATAGCAACCTCCGGCTGTCCACTTACTGAGTATTTCAAACCTATGGCACGTTTTCACCTTCCGCTTGCCAGCAGAGATGAAACCATGTATAGGGCTGCATCAATGTATCTGCTCGCGCAGTATTTTTTACACAGAGAAAACAGAGAAGCGGATTTTCAGCTCAATGGGTTGAAAGAGATCTACGATAACATTCAGGAAGTGAACTACTCCGTTGCCCAAAGGCTGAGAGCAGCAAGTGAAGCTGACTCGCCGGTAAACGCCATTGTGATACTGGATACTTACGCCAAAGCTATTCCATTTGTCATAGAGGATTCGCTCGAGTGCATTAAACATCTGTTCAATTCATACATTAAAAGTTAACAGAATCACACACGATGCTTTTTCCCTCCGGATCGCAGCAAAAGCGCGAGGAAAAAGGGTCCGCCTATCAGCGACATTACGATACCTATTGGAAGCTCGGCAGGACTGACAACCACCCTTGAAAGAGAATCGGCAAGAATGACAAGCAGCATACCTCCCAGTGCTGACGCGGGAACAAGGTATCTGTAGTCGGCTCCGACGAATCTTCTCATTATATGCGGCACCATCAAACCAATAAATCCTACTGGACCAACTGCTCCTACGGTTGATCCCGCAAGCAGAGCAGCGGATGCGAGCAGAAGGTTCCTTTCCCTTCTTACAGAGACGCCCCTTGTTCGAGCGATATCATCACCCTGTGAAATCTGGTTCATAACCCCGGTTCTCAAAAGCACAGCAAGCATTCCCAGAATTACCGCCGGTACAAGGAACAGCGGCTTGCTCCATCCTATTACTGCCATGTCACCCATCATCCACCGCACTATTTCCAGAATTCTGGAAGCATCGCTGAAATACTCGAATAGAAGAAGGATGGACGCTCCTACAAGATTCATTGTGATCCCTGCCAGAAGAAGTGTTGAGCCGTACTCCACTCTCCTGCCCCGGGAAGCCAGTACATACACCAGAATGACAGCCAGGAGAGCTCCCGCGGTTCCGGCAGCTACAAGCCCCATAACAGGCATCATAAACCCGGACACGATCACAGAACCGGCCACCAGCCCCGCTCCGGCGGATATGCCGAGAGTATAGGGGGTTGCCAGATCGTTCCTCAGTATGGACTGAAGGACACAGCCCGAAACGGACAGGGCGCTCCCGGTAAGCAGAGCAAGTACAAGTCTGGGCAGCCTGAGCTTCATTATCACCCATGCGGGAGGATGTTCCATGGGACCGGCAAACAGTGATAAAACACCCGCCAGAATAACCAACAGAACCAGAAGAATCCAGAATCGCGAGGAGGGCCTGGAAGCTATTCCTTTTTTCATTGCTCCATTTCCGGGACGATTACCCAGGATCGGGTTTTTTCGTCCTGTGAGACAAAAAGATGAACACCGAATACTTCGGACAGAATCGTGTTTGTGAAAACATCGGAAGGGCTTCCAAAGGCTCTGGACTTACCCTCTGACAGTACGAGTACTGAATCGAGAAATCGTCCGGAAAGCGCGATTTCGTGCGTGCTGACAAGAACAGCAATTCCTCTCCGGGAGAGTTTCCTTAAAAGCAACCACATATTGAGCTGATGTTTGAAATCAAGGGATGAGCCCGGTTCATCAAGAAGGAGAAGATCGGGTTCCTGTGCAAGTGCTGATGCAAGCAATACTAACCGTTTCTCTCCACCGGAAAGATTCGAAAATACTCTGTTCCTCAGATCCCATGTATCCGTTTCAAGCATGCACTTCTCGGCTGTTTCGAGATCTCGTCCGGAATCCTGCGACCACCCGCTTCTGTAGGGATGCCTTCCTAGAAGTACCGTTTCGGCAACGGTCAATCGGGAAAGGGGGTTGAAGTTCTGGGGAAGGTACGATACCAGTCTCGCTTTTTGATTGTCCGAAAGGGAAGACAGTTCTCTACCACAAATGTGTATTTCACCCGAAACTTCAACTCCAAGCTGAAGAACGCTTTTGAGAAGCGTGCTTTTCCCTGAACCATTCGGGCCTATCAACCCGCATATCTCCCCCGGCACAATAGATAGATCGATGTCCGACAGTATTCTGTTACCTTCGTAACCTGCGCTGAGATCGCTGATATTCAGAGCAGGCAAGAACATATCCTTTCAGCTGTTCTGCCGATTCTTCCACCTGGAATCATTATGTAGGATTCAAAAACACAGTGTATCTGGTCTGGTTCAAACCCCAGCCCCGCAAAGAAACTATCTTCCGATGCGGCAATATCAGCCGTATCCGTTCTTCCCGGATACAAACAGACGATATGATCCGGTGACAGGTCAATCACACCTTCCGCTGATATCATAGGCCAGCTGCCTGTTTCCGGAGCCGATATATCACAATTAACAGAACCAAGAATATCCGCAAAATAAGTACACTTGCCAGCTACAGTCATGCTGGACGAACCCATTTCATGGTATATCACGATCATTACGGATACGTGAGCGGTATTCTCCATTACCGCTTTTAGTGAATCCAGCTTGAATGATAATTCTTCCCTGAAATCGGCAGCTTCAGCACCGTACCTTGCATCAAGAGAATCAAGAGAATTGAAAACATCTTCCAGTGTATCGAATCGGTAGGAGTAACAGGGAATCCCCATCGATGCAGCAAGCTCCCTGAGTACTGCGCTGGAGCCGGAAATATGAATTGATGTAGGGTTCAATGAAACTATCTTCTCAAGTGATGGATCAATATATCCGCCAACCTGCGGCAGTCTTCCAACCTGTTCCGGCCAATCCGAGTAACGGTCTACACCAATTACTCTGTCGCCCAGACCGGAAACATACATCAGCTCCACAAGGGAAGGGCCAAGTACGACAAATCTTGTATCATCAGGTTTGCCATTGTTTACATTTGAACAGCAACAAACAAATATTGCCGATACTGTAAATAGTACTGCGGTTTTCATAGATCTCCGTTCTCCTTGAGTGTTGAAAGAAGACCGTGCCTCCTGAGTTTGGCAAGGGCTCTGGATTCCAATTGTCTGACCCTTTCCCTGCTGATACCGAATATTCTTCCAAGCTCCTGAAGAGTACACGACTCCCCGTCAAGAAGTCCGAAGCGCAATGTGATTATAGTTTTTTCCCTGTCGGAAAGGGAAACAAGCGCTGTATTGATCCTATCCCTTGTATCGGAATGCATAGCTTTCACATCAGGCTGCTGAAAACGGCTCTCCAGGAAATCCGCTATGGTTGCGTCACTTTCTTCGCTGGTATGATCGAGTGACAGTGAAGGTGCAGTAGTAAGATACAGCTGTTCTATTTCTTCCCTGTCCTTGCCCATGTATGCGGCCAATTCCTCCAGTGAAGGCATCCGTCCGTTCTCAATTGCATAATCATCGATAGCCCTGTTCATTGAGGAATCATCTTTCTGCACCGATGCCGGAACCCGAACAAGCCTGGAATCTCTGATGATGGCCTTGATTATGTACTGCCTGATCCACCAGACCGCGAAGGTGGAGAGTTTGCATCCGCGATGGTAATCGAAACGTTTGACAGCCTCCATAAGTCCCTGGCATCCTTCCTGAACAAGATCCATCTCCTCCATTATACTGCATGGGTAATATTTCCGAACCTTGGAGACCACAAGCTTGAGATTCGCTTCAACGAACCGCTCAAGAATATCCGCGTTTTTCTGAAACGCTTTCCGGAAACGTTTTGCGGCGGTAGAGTATTCATGAATACCCGAACCTGTTCTGACCTCCAGAAGATCCAGTTCGTTCTGGATGGATGAAAACAGGGGGAAAAGCACCCATGCTCTGTAACTGTTCGGAATGGAAGGCTTCAGAAGTGATTCGTGGTTAAGCACCCTTGTAATAACTGGAACCGGTTCGTCTTCCAGAAGATTCATCAGGCTCTTCCGTCGATTGACAAGCTTTCTACATTCTTCGAGCCCTTCGAAAAGCTCCAAGCCCACCTTCTCTACGGCATGCCATAGAAGATGGAGATCACGCACTGATTTCCGATTAAGGTAGCGATCCTTCATGTTCCGGAGAATAACACTGAGTTCATTTTTCCTGTGATCAGGCAGAAGATTATTGATGATGGACCAGTAGGAGTCATCAATCATTCTCCTTCCGGAGATATCACCGTCTATCAGCTTTTGGAATGGTTCAAAAAAGAGGTGTCGGCCAAGTTTAATTGAAAGGATCGATTCCAGCATATTGAACCTTTCCTTTTCCTGCTCTTCTACAAGTTCTCTCTCTTCCTCCTCTGACATCGGAGATACAACATCAAGCTCCCGGAAGAAAATTGTGCTTGAAGTACAGTCACAATGTCTGTGGTAAGCGGAAATAGGAACTCCCTTACTTGTAGTATTTCTTTTCTATTTCTTCTATTTCTCGAATCCTTCGCCGCAGTTCCTGGATATCATCATCGTTGTCAGCTGAATCCATTTGTAATTTTAGCTGTTTGCGCTCACTCTTAAGCCTGTCCTTTTTCACGGCTTTCATCAGCCTTTCAATGTCCTCGGGTTCAGTCTGTTCCGGATAAACCGTCAACAGCCCGGCGCATACGGAACTGTCATTATCCTCAAGATGTGAAAACTGAAAGCGCTTCATTCCGGAATCGACCTGTCTTTTTATTTCACTGAATATTCTGGATCCCGATTTACTCTGAAAATCATCTTCCACAATGAAATCAACCAGCTGGTTCGATAATCCCTCGGGGGAAAGAAGGAGAAAACCAAGTATTCTGCTGTCCCGCTTGTTCAGTTCTGTTTCTTTCAATTTTCTTTCGGAAGGTTTTCTGATTTTACTGTCCTCTTCATTGATTTCAAGTTCAAGTGTCTTCATTGAGTAGCCGGTTTCCTCAGAAATAACTTTTAGCATTGTCTCCCTGATAACAGGTTCTGTGGAGCTGGAAGCGATCTCTACGAGTCTTTTTACAACTCTTACCTTTTTCCCTGAATCTGTAACCGAAGACCAGCCGCCGAGAAGTTCGAGGGCGTACCTTATGGGATCATTTGCCCTGCCGGTCAGTTCAAGTACGGATTCCCCCCCCCGCTCAAGTATGTAATCATCGGGATCCTGGCCCCGGGGAATAGCAATTATCCTCGGGAGATATCCCTGCTCCATAATAATTTCAGAGGCTCTAACGGATGCCCTCTGTCCGGCACTGTCACCGTCGTAACAAACGAATATGGAAGAGGCAAGAGCTCCGATTTGACGTGCCTGGGGTGGCGTTATAGCAGTTCCGCATGTGGCCACGACGCATTCAAATCCAGCATCTACTAAACGGGCATGATCGAAATAGCCCTCGACCAGTATGACCATATCCAGTTCTCTGGATGCTATTGCGGCGTCTCTATAACCGTAGAGGTAATCACCTTTCCTGTAGATTGGTGAATCTGCGCCGTTAAGGTATTTTGGAGCCCCGGTTGAGGATTCTTCAATCAATCTGCCGCCGAAACTGATAACCCTGCCTCTTCTATCGGAGATCGGGAACAGTATTCTGTCTCTGAATCTGTCGTAAACCCCGCTGTCTCTGGTGGATCTCAATACTATCCCTGATTCGATAAGCTGGCTCTCCGAATATCCTTCTCTGCGCAGATAGGCAGACAGAGTGTTTCCATGGGGTGCCCAGCCGATACCCAACTTTTCGATGGTCTTCTGAGAGAGTTTC from Candidatus Aegiribacteria sp. carries:
- a CDS encoding ABC transporter ATP-binding protein; protein product: MPALNISDLSAGYEGNRILSDIDLSIVPGEICGLIGPNGSGKSTLLKSVLQLGVEVSGEIHICGRELSSLSDNQKARLVSYLPQNFNPLSRLTVAETVLLGRHPYRSGWSQDSGRDLETAEKCMLETDTWDLRNRVFSNLSGGEKRLVLLASALAQEPDLLLLDEPGSSLDFKHQLNMWLLLRKLSRRGIAVLVSTHEIALSGRFLDSVLVLSEGKSRAFGSPSDVFTNTILSEVFGVHLFVSQDEKTRSWVIVPEMEQ
- a CDS encoding RNA polymerase sigma factor RpoD/SigA, which encodes MSEEEERELVEEQEKERFNMLESILSIKLGRHLFFEPFQKLIDGDISGRRMIDDSYWSIINNLLPDHRKNELSVILRNMKDRYLNRKSVRDLHLLWHAVEKVGLELFEGLEECRKLVNRRKSLMNLLEDEPVPVITRVLNHESLLKPSIPNSYRAWVLFPLFSSIQNELDLLEVRTGSGIHEYSTAAKRFRKAFQKNADILERFVEANLKLVVSKVRKYYPCSIMEEMDLVQEGCQGLMEAVKRFDYHRGCKLSTFAVWWIRQYIIKAIIRDSRLVRVPASVQKDDSSMNRAIDDYAIENGRMPSLEELAAYMGKDREEIEQLYLTTAPSLSLDHTSEESDATIADFLESRFQQPDVKAMHSDTRDRINTALVSLSDREKTIITLRFGLLDGESCTLQELGRIFGISRERVRQLESRALAKLRRHGLLSTLKENGDL
- a CDS encoding ABC transporter substrate-binding protein — its product is MKTAVLFTVSAIFVCCCSNVNNGKPDDTRFVVLGPSLVELMYVSGLGDRVIGVDRYSDWPEQVGRLPQVGGYIDPSLEKIVSLNPTSIHISGSSAVLRELAASMGIPCYSYRFDTLEDVFNSLDSLDARYGAEAADFREELSFKLDSLKAVMENTAHVSVMIVIYHEMGSSSMTVAGKCTYFADILGSVNCDISAPETGSWPMISAEGVIDLSPDHIVCLYPGRTDTADIAASEDSFFAGLGFEPDQIHCVFESYIMIPGGRIGRTAERICSCLL
- a CDS encoding iron ABC transporter permease — protein: MKKGIASRPSSRFWILLVLLVILAGVLSLFAGPMEHPPAWVIMKLRLPRLVLALLTGSALSVSGCVLQSILRNDLATPYTLGISAGAGLVAGSVIVSGFMMPVMGLVAAGTAGALLAVILVYVLASRGRRVEYGSTLLLAGITMNLVGASILLLFEYFSDASRILEIVRWMMGDMAVIGWSKPLFLVPAVILGMLAVLLRTGVMNQISQGDDIARTRGVSVRRERNLLLASAALLAGSTVGAVGPVGFIGLMVPHIMRRFVGADYRYLVPASALGGMLLVILADSLSRVVVSPAELPIGIVMSLIGGPFFLALLLRSGGKKHRV
- the dnaG gene encoding DNA primase, with product MSQSGGYFSNESVERVRASTDIVSVIGRYVNLKRSGRSIKGLCPFHKEKTPSFFVTPERQMYHCFGCGAGGDVFSFLMNYLSFSFTEAVEELASEAGIKLERTGRDTTRTDIFREIIVRAQSFYRKQFRGKEATAARDYLEERKLSQKTIEKLGIGWAPHGNTLSAYLRREGYSESQLIESGIVLRSTRDSGVYDRFRDRILFPISDRRGRVISFGGRLIEESSTGAPKYLNGADSPIYRKGDYLYGYRDAAIASRELDMVILVEGYFDHARLVDAGFECVVATCGTAITPPQARQIGALASSIFVCYDGDSAGQRASVRASEIIMEQGYLPRIIAIPRGQDPDDYILERGGESVLELTGRANDPIRYALELLGGWSSVTDSGKKVRVVKRLVEIASSSTEPVIRETMLKVISEETGYSMKTLELEINEEDSKIRKPSERKLKETELNKRDSRILGFLLLSPEGLSNQLVDFIVEDDFQSKSGSRIFSEIKRQVDSGMKRFQFSHLEDNDSSVCAGLLTVYPEQTEPEDIERLMKAVKKDRLKSERKQLKLQMDSADNDDDIQELRRRIREIEEIEKKYYK